One window of Trifolium pratense cultivar HEN17-A07 linkage group LG5, ARS_RC_1.1, whole genome shotgun sequence genomic DNA carries:
- the LOC123884244 gene encoding magnesium transporter MRS2-1-like, with translation MADLKERLLPLKPASAINLRESVVNRPTASGRHAFQGVDVVEVKKRGQGLKSWIRVDTSGNSQVIEVDKFTMMRRCDLPARDLRLLDPVFVYPSTILGREKAIVVNLEQIRCIITADEVLLLNSLDKYVLQYVIDLQRRLTTTGGGEVGDVGEVWQSDHSEMNQRRGSRNFENLYSNTSPDYLPFEFRALEVALEAACTFLDTQAAELEIEAYPLLDELTSKISTLNLERVRRLKSRLVALTRRVQKVRDEIEQLMDDDGDMAEMYLTEKKRRMELSFYGDQSMLGYRSVDGASISAPVTPVSSPPDSRRLEKSLSMARSRHESMRSSESNTENIEELEMLLEAYFVVIDSTLNKLTSLKEYIDDTEDFINIQLDNVRNQLIQFELLLTTATFVVAIFGVVAGVFGMNFEIPFFDVPSAFQWVLIITGVCGVCIFSAFVWFFKYRRLMPL, from the exons ATGGCAGATCTTAAAGAGCGACTGCTCCCGCTGAAACCTGCATCAGCTATTAACTTAAGAGAGTCCGTCGTCAACCGACCAACTGCCTCTGGAAGGCATGCTTTTCAAGGAGTCGATGTTGTCGAGGTCAAGAAGCGTGGCCAAGGTCTTAAATCCTGGATTCGTGTTGACACATCTGGAAATTCTCAGGTCATTGAGGTAGACAAGTTTACTATGATGCGTCGTTGTGATCTTCCTGCCCGTGATCTTCGCCTACTTGATCCTGTCTTTGTCTATCCATCAACAATCCTTGGTAGGGAGAAGGCTATTGTTGTAAATCTGGAGCAGATACGCTGCATTATTACAGCAGATGAGGTCCTTCTGTTGAATTCCCTTGATAAATATGTATTGCAATATGTGATTGATCTTCAACGAAGGTTGACAACAACTGGGGGAGGCGAGGTGGGTGATGTAGGCGAGGTCTGGCAATCAGACCATTCTGAAATGAACCAAAGGAGAGGCAGtaggaattttgaaaatttatacaGCAACACTTCCCCTGATTACTTACCTTTTGAATTCAGGGCTCTTGAAGTTGCCCTCGAGGCGGCGTGCACATTTCTTGACACCCAG GCAGCAGAGTTAGAAATTGAGGCTTATCCGTTGCTGGATGAACTGACATCAAAGATTAGTACTCTAAATTTGGAACGCGTACGTCGGTTGAAAAGCAGACTTGTTGCCCTGACTAGGAGGGTTCAGAAG GTTAGAGACGAAATAGAGCAGCTTATGGATGATGACGGTGATATGGCTGAAATGTACCTTACGGAGAAGAAAAGACGGATGGAATTATCATTTTATGGAGATCAGTCTATGCTTGGATATAGATCAGTTGACGGTGCATCTATCTCTGCTCCAGTCACTCCTGTTTCATCACCACCTGATTCTAGAAGGCTTGAGAAGAGCTTGAGCATGGCTAGGAGTCGACATGAGAGCATGAGGAGTAGCGAAAGTAATACAGAAAATATAGAAGAGCTTGAGATGTTGTTAGAAGCATACTTTGTTGTCATTGACAGCACTCTAAACAAGTTGACATCG TTAAAAGAATACATAGATGACACGGAAGATTTCATCAACATTCAACTG GATAATGTGCGGAATCAGCTTATCCAGTTTGAGCTTTTGCTCACAACTGCAACATTTGTGGTTGCAATATTTGGAGTGGTGGCAGGAGTATTTGGGATGAACTTTGAAATTCCATTCTTTGATGTCCCATCTGCATTCCAGTGGGTCCTTATAATAACAGGAGTTTGTGGAGTGTGTATATTTTCTGCATTTGTATGGTTCTTCAAGTACAGAAGACTCATGCCCCTATAA